One genomic region from Sphingobacterium sp. UGAL515B_05 encodes:
- a CDS encoding TonB-dependent receptor, translated as MNKKFHLRKNKFGFVRDKSALTFLKRSSKIGTILGLIALQSLPLAKAQELNLNLKNATLTEVLKEIRKQTGYQIIYDSDILQNKKLISYSGSKLDLRLVLKKALTEQDLDFVIEGKTIIVKPQERASFKNIPDRKSEKIEIKGTVLNASGKPIAGVTVTERGTSNTVLTAEDGTFTLKVANEKSILDFSYVGYASLSENASRNPMMLTMSSQDRALEEVVVVGYGTQKKANLTGAVSSLDGKELESRPVQNVGQALQGMIPGLNLQTTGLGGELNQNLSVNIRGAGTIGVGSSSSVLVLIDGMEGNMNALNPQDIENITVLKDAAASAIYGSRAPFGVILITTKSGKSGKITANYNNNIRLGKPRGLPTMLDSKTFAYYFNEVAANDGEGAKFSQEVLERIEAYQRGEIETTTTPNTSDRFQYYTGSNGNTNWFKEFYRDFTTSHEHTLSLNGGTEKLNFYSSANYMDQNGLNRFANDNFQRYSIATKINAKISDKVDLMYNTRFVREDYEKASHMNDLYYHNIARRWPTIPLYDPNGNYSEPSEILQLQQGGRSKFQKDFLYQQLQLHYQPIKNWNITGNVNYRITSQNDHAEILRAYSNDAKGNPFPVAVGYNAAGYTNVSEYNRKDEYFSTNFFSDYSFDINADHHFKILAGFNSELNKYRDLNGSMSDLITDNVPTLNTATTNPRASGGYQHWATAGFFGRLNYSYKDRYLFEANGRYDGSSRFPRDLRWNLFPSVSAGWNIANESFWPIKEHVSMFKLRGSYGELGNQYTDNWYPFYATMPVSIANGTWLLNGQKTNTASAPGLIASTLTWERVSSWNVGLDLRALSNRLGLSLEVYRRNTFDMIGPAPELPVILGTAVPRLNNAEMNSKGFEIELNWKDHIGKLNYSARAVLSDDRQTVTKYPNPTGTLSTWYDGRKNGEIWGYQTLGIAQSGEEMAAHLAKTKQSFGTNWQAGDIMYADLNGDGQVNNGANTLANPGDLAIIGNSAPRYRYSFDLNFNYSGFDLGIFLQGVGKRDYMPNGPYFWGANGGMWQSAGFVENMDFYRDENSTMVQNGVLGVNKDSYLPRPYFNTSKNQQTQTKYLQNAAYLRLKNAQFGYTFSPQLLGKIGFSKIRIYASGENLLTFTKMAKVFDPETVGLGGWNDGKTYPFSTTYSFGLNLNF; from the coding sequence ATGAATAAAAAATTTCACCTGAGAAAAAACAAATTTGGGTTTGTTCGGGACAAATCTGCTTTAACTTTTTTAAAGCGATCGTCAAAAATAGGAACTATCCTCGGTTTGATAGCTCTCCAAAGCCTTCCCTTAGCCAAGGCACAAGAATTAAACCTTAATCTAAAAAATGCCACCTTAACAGAAGTACTAAAAGAGATACGTAAACAAACGGGATATCAGATTATTTATGATTCTGATATTTTGCAAAACAAAAAATTAATCTCTTATTCTGGTTCCAAATTGGATTTGAGGTTAGTGTTGAAAAAAGCGCTCACGGAGCAGGATCTAGATTTTGTGATTGAAGGCAAGACTATTATTGTTAAACCGCAGGAAAGGGCTAGTTTTAAAAATATCCCAGATCGGAAATCAGAAAAGATAGAGATTAAAGGTACAGTTTTAAATGCATCGGGAAAACCAATTGCGGGTGTGACCGTGACAGAAAGAGGTACGTCAAATACTGTATTGACAGCAGAAGACGGAACATTTACTTTAAAAGTAGCAAATGAAAAATCCATTTTGGATTTTTCCTATGTGGGGTATGCTTCTTTAAGCGAAAATGCGAGTCGCAACCCAATGATGTTGACAATGTCCAGTCAGGATAGGGCGTTGGAAGAAGTCGTTGTAGTAGGGTACGGAACACAAAAGAAGGCAAATTTGACTGGTGCGGTTTCGTCTCTTGACGGTAAAGAGTTAGAGTCAAGACCTGTGCAGAATGTTGGACAGGCCCTGCAAGGCATGATTCCTGGGCTGAATTTGCAGACAACCGGACTGGGGGGTGAACTAAATCAAAATCTAAGCGTCAATATCCGTGGTGCGGGGACGATAGGCGTAGGGTCGAGTTCATCAGTTTTGGTTTTAATTGATGGGATGGAAGGCAATATGAATGCGCTAAATCCTCAGGATATTGAAAATATCACCGTACTTAAAGATGCAGCAGCTTCTGCTATTTACGGGTCAAGGGCACCTTTTGGAGTTATCCTCATTACAACAAAATCTGGAAAATCGGGTAAGATAACAGCAAATTATAACAATAATATAAGATTGGGTAAGCCAAGGGGGCTACCCACGATGTTAGATTCCAAAACATTTGCGTATTATTTCAACGAAGTGGCAGCAAACGATGGTGAAGGTGCAAAATTTTCTCAGGAAGTATTGGAACGAATTGAAGCTTATCAAAGAGGAGAAATAGAAACGACGACTACCCCAAATACGAGTGACAGATTTCAATACTATACAGGGTCTAATGGGAATACAAACTGGTTTAAAGAGTTTTACAGGGATTTTACAACTTCCCATGAACACACGCTCAGTTTGAATGGCGGTACTGAAAAGCTAAATTTTTATAGTTCAGCAAATTACATGGATCAAAATGGCTTGAACAGGTTTGCTAATGACAATTTTCAACGATATTCGATAGCTACAAAAATCAATGCAAAGATTAGCGATAAGGTAGACCTCATGTACAATACGCGTTTTGTACGTGAAGACTACGAAAAAGCAAGCCATATGAATGATTTATATTATCATAATATAGCGAGAAGATGGCCTACGATACCTTTGTACGACCCAAATGGAAATTATTCCGAACCAAGTGAAATATTGCAGCTCCAGCAAGGAGGACGTTCTAAATTTCAGAAAGATTTTCTTTATCAGCAGCTACAATTGCATTATCAGCCAATCAAAAATTGGAATATAACAGGAAATGTCAATTATCGTATTACAAGTCAAAATGACCATGCCGAAATTTTGAGAGCTTATTCAAATGATGCAAAAGGAAATCCATTTCCTGTTGCGGTAGGGTACAATGCTGCTGGATATACCAATGTTTCGGAATACAATCGCAAAGACGAATATTTCAGTACAAATTTCTTTTCAGATTATTCCTTTGACATCAACGCTGATCATCATTTCAAAATTTTGGCTGGTTTCAATTCAGAGCTCAATAAGTATAGAGATCTTAATGGAAGCATGAGCGATCTGATCACAGATAATGTTCCGACATTGAATACTGCCACCACCAATCCCAGGGCTTCTGGGGGGTATCAACATTGGGCTACTGCTGGTTTTTTTGGACGATTAAACTATAGCTACAAAGATAGGTATCTTTTTGAGGCTAACGGACGATACGACGGTTCGTCACGTTTTCCAAGAGACTTGCGCTGGAATCTCTTCCCCTCAGTTTCCGCTGGATGGAATATAGCGAATGAGTCATTTTGGCCTATTAAGGAGCATGTTTCCATGTTTAAATTGCGTGGTTCCTACGGCGAGCTGGGAAACCAATATACGGACAATTGGTATCCTTTTTATGCAACAATGCCCGTTAGTATAGCTAATGGTACCTGGCTTTTGAATGGACAAAAAACAAATACGGCCAGTGCCCCTGGGCTTATTGCCTCTACCTTGACCTGGGAACGTGTCTCAAGCTGGAATGTGGGATTAGATCTGCGGGCACTTTCCAATCGTTTAGGTTTATCTCTTGAAGTCTATCGTCGGAATACATTCGATATGATAGGACCAGCACCAGAGCTTCCTGTTATTTTGGGTACAGCTGTGCCGCGTTTAAACAATGCCGAGATGAATTCCAAAGGCTTCGAAATTGAGTTAAATTGGAAAGATCATATTGGTAAATTGAATTACAGCGCTAGAGCTGTCCTTTCCGATGATCGTCAGACAGTCACCAAATATCCTAATCCTACAGGTACGCTGAGTACCTGGTACGATGGTCGCAAGAATGGAGAGATCTGGGGATATCAAACTTTAGGAATAGCACAGAGCGGAGAAGAAATGGCTGCCCACCTCGCTAAAACCAAACAGTCTTTCGGGACAAACTGGCAAGCTGGGGACATTATGTATGCTGATCTCAACGGAGACGGTCAGGTTAATAATGGAGCCAATACCTTGGCGAACCCAGGGGATCTTGCAATTATAGGAAATTCGGCCCCACGCTATCGTTATAGTTTTGATTTAAATTTCAATTATAGCGGATTCGATTTAGGGATTTTCTTGCAAGGTGTTGGAAAACGCGATTATATGCCCAATGGGCCATATTTTTGGGGGGCGAATGGCGGGATGTGGCAATCCGCTGGTTTTGTTGAGAATATGGACTTCTACCGCGATGAGAATTCCACGATGGTACAGAACGGTGTTTTAGGTGTTAATAAAGATTCCTATTTACCGAGACCTTATTTTAACACTTCAAAAAATCAGCAAACACAAACTAAATATTTACAGAATGCTGCTTATTTACGTTTAAAGAATGCTCAATTTGGATATACGTTTTCTCCACAACTATTGGGCAAGATAGGATTTTCTAAAATTCGTATTTATGCATCAGGTGAGAATTTGTTGACTTTTACCAAAATGGCTAAGGTTTTTGATCCGGAAACCGTTGGACTTGGAGGGTGGAATGATGGAAAAACATATCCATTTTCGACGACTTATTCTTTTGGCCTTAACTTGAATTTTTAA